Below is a window of Verrucomicrobiota bacterium DNA.
AGAAATCGCTTTCCGCGCCGGCGCCTTGGGTTATCTGATGAAAGAGGCGGTGCTGGAAAAAATACCCACCGCCATCCGCCGGGTATTGAGTGGAAACATTTACGTGAGTGACGCGCTCGGCGCCAAGATGCTGCAGCAACAGGTCCGCGGGCAGACCGACATTCACCAATCCCCGGTCAAGAGTCTGAGCGACCGCGAACTGGAAGTCTTCCAGTTGATCGGGCGATGGAAGAAGACCAAAGACATCGCCGCCGAACTCCATCTGAGCGTCAAGACCGTCGAGTATTACCGCGAGCAGATCAAACGCAAACTCGCCTTGAAGGATGCGGGTGCACTGACGCAATACGCCACGTCCTGGGTGCAGCGCGGCATTCCCTCCTGACCACGTCGGTCGCGACCCTGACCTCCCGCTCCATCGCCTGATCTTCCATGCTTCCCGGATACCCCAGGGGATTCCCTTGGACTGCATTCCGTTAGTTTTCCGGGGCATCATCGGTGCTATTCCCCGATTGTGAGGTGGGCCGGTGCGACTTACGGTGCATCAGTTGGAAGAAAACATGAGGACATTCTACCCATTATGAACGACAAGATTTGTTTGCACCGGAAAGCCAATTGTGCAGCGACGGTGTTGGCGTTACTCGCCTTGCTCTTTGTCAGCGGCGCAAGCCGCGGCTCAACACTCGTGTTGGAAGGTCAAAACAAAGGTAACGCCAGCAGTTGGTTCGCCGGCAACCTTCAGAACTGGCTGGAACTGGATTACATTCCGTGCCGCGTGCGCATCACGGGCGGCCCCGTCAACAGTCAAATGCTCACCATCTCGTTTCCTCACATTACCGGCACCACGCCCGGCTTCCAAAACCTCTACAACTTCACTGCCTCGCCCAACGTCGTTTTTGTCACGCCGCCGAAGCTCACTGCGCCTTTGGTTGGTGATTGGAGCTACAGCTTCACAGTCAGCGTCACGGATAACAAAACCGCCACGATCCAGTTTCTCGCACGGCTGGCAGCAGGCGCGCACCTCAACACCGGCAGTTC
It encodes the following:
- a CDS encoding response regulator transcription factor is translated as MAHTKQTGPKDSRKRILLVDDHAVVRFGIAQLINRQGDLVVCGEEEDASKALSAIERLKPDLVIADIALKDSSGLELMRNIKAQHPGLPVLVVSVHDEAIYAEIAFRAGALGYLMKEAVLEKIPTAIRRVLSGNIYVSDALGAKMLQQQVRGQTDIHQSPVKSLSDRELEVFQLIGRWKKTKDIAAELHLSVKTVEYYREQIKRKLALKDAGALTQYATSWVQRGIPS